A part of Antechinus flavipes isolate AdamAnt ecotype Samford, QLD, Australia chromosome 6, AdamAnt_v2, whole genome shotgun sequence genomic DNA contains:
- the LOC127540395 gene encoding olfactory receptor 5B2-like isoform X2, which yields MTSIENRSEVNEFILTGLTDVPELQVPLFIMFTLIYLITLLGNLGIVALISWDPRLHTPMYFFLSNLSLVDFGYSSTITPKVMSGFLTGDKVISYTGCATQLFFFGAFATTESFLLATMAYDRHAAVCKPLHYTTTMTSSLCAHLASGAYFCGFLTSSIVMGNTFSLSFCRDNIVHHFFCDIPPLLVLSCSDIHVIESLIFILGSLTSFFPFLVIFTSYLLIFITILKIRSAEGRQKAFSTCVSHLTAVSIFYGTIIFMYFQPSSNHSMDSDKMVSVFYTMVIPMLNPLVYSLRNKDIKNAFRKALISANLVTFVF from the coding sequence ATGACATCTATTGAGAACAGATCGGAAGTGAATGAGTTCATCCTTACAGGATTAACAGATGTTCCAGAGCTTCAGGTCCCTCTCTTCATCATGTTCACCCTCATCTATCTCATCACCCTGTTAGGGAACCTAGGGATAGTAGCTCTGATCTCCTGGGATCCTCGCCTCCACACTCCCATGTACTTCTTCCTCAGTAATCTCTCTCTGGTGGATTTTGGTTATTCCTCAACTATTACTCCCAAAGTAATGTCTGGGTTCCTAACAGGGGACAAGGTCATTTCCTATACTGGATGTGCTACACAGTTGTTCTTCTTTGGAGCTTTTGCTACTACTGAAAGTTTCCTTTTAGCCACCATGGCCTATGATCGCCATGCAGCTGTGTGTAAGCCTTTACATTACACCACTACCATGACATCAAGTCTATGTGCACATCTGGCCAGTGGTGCTTACTTCTGTGGCTTTCTGACTTCCTCCATAGTAATGGGAAACACATTTAGCCTTTCCTTTTGTAGGGATAATATAGTCCATCACTTTTTCTGTGATATTCCCCCTCTCCTAGTTCTCTCTTGTTCTGATATTCACGTCATTGAATCATTAATCTTTATCTTAGGttcattaacttcttttttcccatttcttgtcATCTTTACTTCTTACTTGCTAATCTTCATCACAATCCTGAAGATCCGTTCTGCAGAAGGCCGTCAGAAAGCTTTCTCCACTTGTGTTTCTCATCTCACGGCAGTGTCTATATTTTATGGGACAATCATCTTCATGTACTTTCAGCCCAGCTCAAACCATTCAATGGACTCAGACAAAATGGTTTCAGTGTTCTACACTATGGTCATCCCTATGTTGAACCCTCTAGTCTATAGTCTTAGGAACAAAGACATTAAGAATGCTTTCAGGAAAGCTTTAA
- the LOC127540395 gene encoding olfactory receptor 5B2-like isoform X1: protein MTSIENRSEVNEFILTGLTDVPELQVPLFIMFTLIYLITLLGNLGIVALISWDPRLHTPMYFFLSNLSLVDFGYSSTITPKVMSGFLTGDKVISYTGCATQLFFFGAFATTESFLLATMAYDRHAAVCKPLHYTTTMTSSLCAHLASGAYFCGFLTSSIVMGNTFSLSFCRDNIVHHFFCDIPPLLVLSCSDIHVIESLIFILGSLTSFFPFLVIFTSYLLIFITILKIRSAEGRQKAFSTCVSHLTAVSIFYGTIIFMYFQPSSNHSMDSDKMVSVFYTMVIPMLNPLVYSLRNKDIKNAFRKALSGQQLQLINHFS from the coding sequence ATGACATCTATTGAGAACAGATCGGAAGTGAATGAGTTCATCCTTACAGGATTAACAGATGTTCCAGAGCTTCAGGTCCCTCTCTTCATCATGTTCACCCTCATCTATCTCATCACCCTGTTAGGGAACCTAGGGATAGTAGCTCTGATCTCCTGGGATCCTCGCCTCCACACTCCCATGTACTTCTTCCTCAGTAATCTCTCTCTGGTGGATTTTGGTTATTCCTCAACTATTACTCCCAAAGTAATGTCTGGGTTCCTAACAGGGGACAAGGTCATTTCCTATACTGGATGTGCTACACAGTTGTTCTTCTTTGGAGCTTTTGCTACTACTGAAAGTTTCCTTTTAGCCACCATGGCCTATGATCGCCATGCAGCTGTGTGTAAGCCTTTACATTACACCACTACCATGACATCAAGTCTATGTGCACATCTGGCCAGTGGTGCTTACTTCTGTGGCTTTCTGACTTCCTCCATAGTAATGGGAAACACATTTAGCCTTTCCTTTTGTAGGGATAATATAGTCCATCACTTTTTCTGTGATATTCCCCCTCTCCTAGTTCTCTCTTGTTCTGATATTCACGTCATTGAATCATTAATCTTTATCTTAGGttcattaacttcttttttcccatttcttgtcATCTTTACTTCTTACTTGCTAATCTTCATCACAATCCTGAAGATCCGTTCTGCAGAAGGCCGTCAGAAAGCTTTCTCCACTTGTGTTTCTCATCTCACGGCAGTGTCTATATTTTATGGGACAATCATCTTCATGTACTTTCAGCCCAGCTCAAACCATTCAATGGACTCAGACAAAATGGTTTCAGTGTTCTACACTATGGTCATCCCTATGTTGAACCCTCTAGTCTATAGTCTTAGGAACAAAGACATTAAGAATGCTTTCAGGAAAGCTTTAAGTGGACAACAActtcaattaattaatcatttttcttag